Proteins from a genomic interval of Narcine bancroftii isolate sNarBan1 chromosome 12, sNarBan1.hap1, whole genome shotgun sequence:
- the mob4 gene encoding MOB-like protein phocein isoform X2: protein MAATVLLRRNRPGTKGQDFYNWPDESLDEMDSTLAVQQYIQQSIREDAAEIEKILEPPEGQDEGVWKYEHLRQFCLELNDLAVKLQSECHSDTCTQMTATEQWIFLCAAHKTPKECPAIDYTRHTLDGAACLLNSNKYFPSRVSIKESSVAKLGSVCRRIYRIFSHAYFHHRQIFDDYENETFLCHRFTKFVIKYNLMSKDNLIVPILEEEVQNTPAGESEA from the exons GACTTCTACAACTGGCCCGATGAGTCCCTGGATGAGATGGATAGCACGCTAGCAGTACAGCAG TACATCCAGCAGAGTATTCGGGAGGATGCAGCAGAAATTGAGAAGATCCTGGAGCCACCGGAAGGACAGGATGAGGGTGTGTGGAAATACGAACACCTCAG GCAATTCTGCCTCGAACTAAATGACCTGGCTGTCAAGCTGCAA AGTGAGTGCCACTCGGATACTTGCACGCAAATGACGGCCACGGAACAGTGGATCTTTTTGTGCGctgcacacaagactccaaaAGAG TGTCCAGCGATCGACTACACCAGACACACGCTGGATGGGGCTGCTTGCCTGCTCAACAGCAACAAGTACTTTCCCAGCAG GGTGAGTATCAAGGAGTCCTCTGTGGCCAAACTGGGCTCAGTCTGCCGAAGAATTTACCGTATCTTCTCACACGCTTATTTCCATCACCGACAGATCTTCGATGATTATGAG AACGAGACCTTCCTGTGTCATCGATTCACCAAGTTTGTcatcaagtacaacctgatgtcAAAGGACAACCTCATCGTTCCCATCCTGGAGGAGGAAGTTCAGAACACCCCAGCTGGGGAGAGCGAGGCCTGA